Genomic segment of Bartonella bacilliformis KC583:
ATAATAATTCCACCATAAGTATTGATCATTCCTAGCTGTGCGACCACTGTGTATGTTGGAATAATGCGCACTTCGATGGGGAGCATCAATGTAATGAAAATGAGAGCAAATGCAGTTTTGCGGAAAGGGAAGCGCATATAGACGATTGCATAAGCAGAGAAAAGAGAAATAATAATTTTTCCAATACTAATACTAATAGCCATAATAAATGAGTTCATTAAAAGTGGCCAAAGGCGAGGAAGGCCGAGTTGTACAAGGCCATCACCAAAGATAGTTTTGTAATTTTCGAAACCATATTGTCCTGGGAGAAGAGGAAGTATGCCAGTACTAAATGCAATTGAATTATGGGTTGAGGCGATTATCGCAACATAAACTGGAAAAAAAATAATGATAATACCGAGAATGAGGATGAGATGAGTCAGAAATGTCAAAAAAGGACGATTTTCAACCATGATTTTTCTCTTAATATTGTACGCGACGTTCAATCCAGCGAAACTGGATAAATGTTAAGATAATAACCATCAGCATTAATAGTGTTGATTGTGCTGCTGACGCACCAATTATATGATTTCTGAAACCGTCGTCATAGATTTTATAGACAAGTGTATTTGTTGCACGTGCAGGCCCTCCAGAGGTTATGTTATCAATAATCCCAAATGTATCGAACATAACATGATTGATATTGATAACAAGAAGGAAGAAGGTTGTCGGTGAAATTTGTGGGAAGATTACAGTCCAAAACCGCTTAAAGGGGGTAGCTCCATCAATTGCTGCTGCTTCTATTTGAGAACGCGGAATGGATTGAAGTCCAGCAAGAAAAAAGAGAAAATTGTAAGAGATTTGTTGCCAACTTGCAGCAATCACAATAAGGATCATTGCATGTGTTCCATTAACACGATGGTTCCATATAATTCCTATTTTTTCAAGGATAATAGGGAAAATTCCAATAGTTGGATGAAAAATAAATAACCATAATATTCCTGCTAATACCGGAGCAACTGCATAGGGCCAAAGTAAAAGGATAGTATAAGCTTTTTTTGCGCGGATCACACGATCAACGGAGACAGCTAAAAGAAGCGATATCGACATTGCAACAAAAGTAACGGAGGTAGAAAATATTATAGTTGTGAGAAGTGACTTTATATAAGAAGGATCAGATAAAACTGTTACGTAATTTTCAAAGCCAATGAAAGTTGTTGTAAAACCAAAAGGGTCTTCACGTTCAAAAGAAGATTTTATTGCTTGCACTGCAGGCCAGATAAAAAACAGGAAAATAATAAAAAGCTGAGGAAAAAGTAGCCAATAAGGGAGTAAACTATTTTTAAAATATGCAGATTTTTCTTGCATTTTCAATGCTCTTTAATAAGAGGCGTTAAAGTATGTACAAAAGGATTGAAAAACTTGTTTTTTGTCAAGTTTTTCATATTTAACGATAATTATGAAATTAATGGTTGGTCTTTTCAAATTCACGTAAGAGTCTATTTCCACGTTTAACCGCTGTATTCAATCCATTTTTGGGTGTTTTAAAGCCACTGAGAACAGCTTCTAATTCTTGATCAAGAATAGAACGAATTTGCGGTAAGTTACCAAATCTTATTCCCTTTGAGTTAGCTGTTGGTGGGTTTAAATTGATTTGTCGAATGGCAATATCTGCACCTAAATTTTTATCATAGAAATTTTGTTGTTTACTCAGTTCATAAGCTGTTTTTGTAATTGGAAGGTAGCCTGTTGTCTGATGCCATTTTACTTGATTATCTGCTCTTGAAAGGAATTTAAGGAAAGCTGCTGCGCCTGCGTATTCCTTAGCTGTATGACCTCTTAAAACCCAAATAGAAGCACCACCAACAATAGAATTTTGTGGTGTATTTTCTACATCAGAATAGTAAGGCAACATGCCAAAACCTACATCAAATTGAGCTTCTGAAACAATGCCACCAAGTGATCCTGAAGATTGTATAAAGATTGCACAATTTTGTGCCATAAACATTGGTCCCGAATCTAGTGCTCCAGCTGAGCCACCATAATAGAAAATACCTTGATCTGACCATTTTTTTAGATCAGTCCACATACGTATTTGCAAAGGTCCATTGATCGTCAATTCCGCATCAAGTCCACCTAAGCCATTGTTTTTCGTTCCGAAGGGAATATTGTGAAATGCTGAAAAATTTTCTAGGCCAATCCATTGAGCAGCATAAGCCATTGTAAAACCACATCTTGCTGCTTTGCTATCAATAATTTTTTTTGAAAATTTTTCGATATCTTTCCATGTTTTTGGTGGTTGTTCTGGATCAAGTCCAGCGTTTTTAAAAATATCTTTATTATAAAAAAGAATAGGTGTTGAAGCATTGAATGGCATAGAGAACATTCGTCCCTGAACATCAGAGTAATAGTTGCTGATAGCGGGCAAATAATCTGAAAAATCAAATTCTTGCCCCGTGTCAGCACTAAGCTGATAAATTGGATAAATGGCACCTTTTGCAGCCATCATAGTAGATGTACCGATTTCATAAATTTGGGCAAGAACTGGTTGTTGTTTTCCGCGAAAGGCAGCAATAAGTGAGACCATAGTTTCCTCATATTCGCCGCGAAATGAAGAAACAACAGTATAATCCGATTGGCTTTCATTAAAAGCATGAATCAAATCTTCAGTTTGTTTTCCTAGATCACCACTCATAGAGTGCCAAAAACTGATTGTTGTTTTTGCAAAAGCCGTTGCTGATGCAGTCATAGAAATTATAAATGCCGCCGCGAAAAGATAAAAACGGTTCATAATTCACCCCTTATGGATTGATAGAACACTGTTCTGCCAAGATTTATAGTGTTATCGATGAGTAATCATGATAGCTCTATTTCCAAAGTATGTGACCCATTTAAACATGAACCATGAAAAGGTCAAACGAATTTGTGTGCACCTATCAATTTTACTATTGTTATGGCGGTCGTATGTCAACAAATGTAATTACACACTAATAATACGAAAAGAAGAGTTATAAGGGATGAGCAAGAGGATAAATAATAGTATCCTTATTTAGATTAAATGTAGTAGTGGTAGGGTTTATTGTCTTCAGTTAGGTTCTATTTGGCCTCTGTGATATGTATTTTAAATGTTGCTTTTAAGGATATTATTGGTATTCCAATCGTATCATAATACATGTTTTAATCTTTTGTTATTGAGTTGATAATCGTATTTACATTGTATTGTATCATATCAAGATAAGTAGCAGCGGGGCCATTTTTTTCTGATAATGCATCGGAATAGAGAGTACCACCAATTTTAATGCCTGTTTCTTTTGAAATTTGCTTTATTAAACGGGGATTAGAGATATTTTCAATAAATATTGCAGACGCTTTGTTGGCTTTAATTTGTTTGATTAATTTAGCGACATCTGCTGCGGTGACTTCGACCTCTGTTGAAACACTTTCAGGAGCCAATATGGTGAAACCGTATTCATGAGCAAAATAGCCAAAGGCATCATGAGATGTAATAATCGTACGCTTATCTTCTGGAATGGCAGCAATTTGTGTTGTGATGGTTGTTTGTACGGCATTCAGTTTGTGGATATAGGCGCTAGCATTCTTATTGTAGCTGTCACATGATCGTTGATCGATTTCACAGAAGGCAGTTGCAATATTTTTGACATAAATTTTAACGTTAGGGATAGTTTGCCAAGCATGTGGATCAACATCGCTGTGCATATGATTATGTCCTGTATCATGCATATGGTGTTCTGTATCATGTGTGTGATTTTCGATCTGAAGAGGAAAAATGTTAGCGCTGGCTACAATCAGAGGTGCTTTTGTGCTATTTGCTGCGATTAGTCGATGAATAAAATTTTCTAGATATAGTCCATTGATAAAAATAATATGAGCGTCTTTTAAAGCCTTTGCATCACGAGGGGTTGGTTCATACATGTGAATATTGGCATTACGACCAACAAGAGTTGTCATGACAATACGATCACCTCCTACATTTTTGACTAAATCTGCGAGAATAGAAAAACTTACAACAACTTTTATCTTGTCGTGCGCAATAGCAGAAAATGTGAATAAGGAAAAAAGTGAAAGAAGACCTAGCAGAATGAATGGTTTAACAAATTTTCTCATGATGATTGCCTTATAATAAAGGAGAAGAATAAAATAAGCGAGGGAACCACGTTACAATGAGGCCGCGTGGGCTTATGAGGCAAGAAAGAAGATACATAAATCCTGCAACCATAATGATAGCAGGACCAGAGGGAAGTGACATATGAAAAGAAACTAATAGACCAAATATGCTAGAAATTATTCCCAAAATAACAGAAAGTACACAAATAGGGCCTAGATGTGAAAGCCAAAAACGGGCTGTGATAGCTGGGATCATCATAATCCCAATAGACAATAATGTTCCAAGTGATTGGAAACCACCAACCAAATTAAACACCATAAGTTTAAGCAATAATATGTGTATATATTTTCCTAATGGAGAAAATGATCTAAAAAACAAAGGATCAAGGCTTTCTATAACAAAAGCGCGCCAGAAAATGCATAGACTGCTCACCGTTATTATTGTTATAGCGGCAATGAGCCAAAGAGTTTGTGCATCGATTGCTAATATTGAACCAAACAAAAGATGGAGCAGATCAATCATTGATCCTTTGAGTGAAATAATAATGATGCCTGCTGCTAGCGCAATAAGATAGAAGACTGCCATAGATGCATCTTCTTTTTGCAAACTATTTCGTGAAATCAAAGCAGTTGCTAGTGCAACAAGGAGGCCAGCTAAGATACCACCGATCGTCATGGGTATGAGAGAGAGTCCAAAAAAAAGAAAAGCGGTAGCAACACCAGGAAGAATGGCGTGAGATATGGCATCGCCCGTTAAACTCATACCACGCAGCACTAAAAGTACACCAATAGGGCAAGCGCTGATTGTCAATAAAATTGAAGCTATTAAAGCATTTTGCATAAATTGGAAATCAATAAAAGGAGAAAAGAAAAGGCTATACATTTATGATGATCCAATTTCATTACAGTCATTGATAGTAAGATTCTGTAGAACGATAAGAAAAAAGCTGGGTATAGAAGGGCTGCATGATATCATGATTGTTGGTTTTGAAGAACTGTATAGTTTCTCCATAACAAGCACATTGTTTATTAATCTGAATCATTTGAGGAAAATGTTTTTGAACCATGCAGGAATCATGCAGTGCTACGAGGATTGTTCGGCCTTGTTGGTGCCAATGAGCAATGAGTGCAAGGAGGTCTTTTTGAGTATTAAGATCTACGCCGTTAAAGGGTTCATCGAGTAATATAATATCAGAATCCTGCACAATAATGCGCGCAAAAAGGGCCCGTTGTAATTGTCCATTTGATAATTCATCAAGTGAACGGTGAGCCAACGCTGTAAGGCCAACCATTTCTAATGCATTTTGAACTTTGTATTGATAAGGACGTTGGTTTTTTAATAATCCACAAAAAGACCATAACCCTGTTTTGATAAGTGCTTCCACATTAATTGGAAACGTTCGATCGATATCGCATTGCTGAGCAAGGTAGGCAATACGGTTTTGTGTTGGTTTTACAATTTTTCCACTGATCGGTTTAATTAATCCAGCAATGGCTTTCAGGAGTGTAGATTTTCCAGAACCGTTATCACCCGTTATTGCAATTAATGAATGCGCAGCTATCTTTGTTGAAAACTCTTTAATTATTATTTTATTTGCATAGCTTAGTGTTACATTGTCGAAATGCAAGTCCATCATGGATACCATCTTGTTATTATGTATAAAAGGTTATGTTATATAGTTACATTTGTCAATAAAGTGTTCTACCTTTCGTATTTTTAGGGAGTTGTGTGTGGCAATGGTAAGATAGTGGAAAATTAAAAATAGCATTTGAATTTTTCTTGCATGCTATATCATGTATGTATACCATATATAGTGTCAGAATGATTTGTGATTCCAAATAAATGCAAGTCATTGAAGAGTGTAGTGTGTCTTATTTGAGATCCAAATTGCTTCTACGATATAACAGCAAACAGAAAAGTGTATGAGTAGGTATACGGGATAAAAATTCTACTAAAATGTTTATTTTGGAGGGTTTTGTTCGTTGTTTGTGAGTTAAAGCCTGTTTTGAATGCAAAAAATCAAAACAAAGGACTAAAGAGAAGCCGTGAAGATAGTGTATTTTTTCATCGGGTTTTGTTTTTGAAAAAACGATAAAAAGAGAGTCAAATGCCGGTATGTGCTCATTTTGTGTCAATGATTTTTGATTATTTGCGTGAGGGGGATAGTGATTGAGGTTGTATTCAGAGGTTTGTGTATTATTGTTAACCGAAGCGTGACTGCGCGTATTTTTACATACGATTTTTATCTTTATCATTTTTAAGTGTCTGTAATCGATTAGATCTTAAGTATTTTTGTAATCATAAGAGTTAATTCTTTTTTTGGTTATTTTTTAGAATATGAAAGTTGAAGAGAATGCCTGTTACTATTTATAGCAAGCCGTCTTGTGTTCAGTGCAATGCTACTTATCGTGCCTTTGATGCTAAGGGTGTTGATTATCGTATCGTTGATATTTCTTGTGATGAACAAGCCTATAATTTTGTGCAATCTTTGGGGTATCGTCAGGTTCCTGTAGTCGTGTGTGGTGAGAATCATTGGTCAGGTTTTAGACCAGATATGATTGATGGTCTTTGTGGTTAATGGGGCTGATTGTTTATTATTCGAGTGCAACGGGTAATACTGAACATTTTGTTTCTCAGCTTGGTCAACGGTTTTTCAAAATTGATAAGAAGATATCATCTGCACTAGTTTATGAGCCTTATGTTTTGGTTGTCCCTACTTATGCAGATGGCGAGGGGAGGAAGGCTGTTCCAAAGCCAGTTATTCATTTCCTTAATGAGGTTGAAAATCGCAAATTGATGCGTGGTGTTATTGGTGGTGGGAACCGTAATTTCGGTCGTAATTATAGTTTAGCAAGCAAAATCATCGCTGAAAAATGTTCTGTGCCCTGTCTCTATAATTTTGAGCTGCGTGGAACTGACGAAGATGTTATTTGCGTTAAAAAGGGATTAGAAAAGTTTTGGAAACAGTAAGTACGAAAGGGCTGCAAAGGCCAGATCAAATCACAGACTATCATGCGCTGAATGCGATGCTTAATCTTTATGATGAAAATGGTCATATTCAATTTGATATGGATCGACGTGCTGCACGGCAGTATTTTCTCCAGCATGTTAATCAAAATACGGTTTTTTTCCATAATCTAAAGGAGAAAATAAATTACCTGATAGAGGAAGGGTATTATGAGAAGGCGTTATTTGAGCTTTATGATTTTTCTTTTATCAAAAGGCTTTTTAAACGCGCTTACGCATTTAAGTTTCGTTTTCCTACTTTTTTAGGTGCATTTAAATATTATACAAGTTACACGCTAAAGACTTTTGATGGAACTCGCTATCTTGAGCGTTATGAGGATCGTGTTTGTCTTGTCGCTTTATACTTAGCACAAGGAAATAAAGATTTTGCCGAGAGCTGCGTAGATGAAATTATGACAGGACGGTTTCAACCTGCAACACCAACATTTTTAAATGCAGGAAAAAAGCAACGAGGCGAATTGGTGTCATGTTTTTTATTGCGGGTTGAAGACAATATGGAATCGATTGGTCGTTCAGTTAATTCAGCTTTGCAACTTTCAAAGCGTGGAGGGGGAGTAGCACTTTGTCTAACTAATTTGCGGGAAGCAGGGGCGCCAATCAAACAAATAGAAAATCAGTCATCGGGTGTTTTACCCGTAATGAAATTGTTAGAAGATTCATTTTCTTATGCTAATCAGCTTGGTGCACGGCAGGGGGCTGGTGCTGTTTATCTGCATGCTCATCATTTAGATATTATGAAATTTTTGGATACAAAGCGTGAAAATGCTGATGAAAAAGTAAGAATCAAAACTCTTTCGCTTGGTGTCGTTATTCCTGATATTACTTTTGAACTTGCACGTAATAATGAGGATATGTATCTATTTTCACCTTATGATATCGAGCGTGTTGTAGGAAAACCTTTTAGCGATATTTCTTTGACAGAGCATTATCGGTCTTTTGTTGATAATCCAAAAATCCGTAAAAAGAAAATAAGTGCTCGTGTCTTTTTCCAGACATTAGCAGAAATTCAATTTGAATCAGGTTATCCGTATATTTTGTTTGAAGATACAGCTAATCGCGCTAATCCTGTAGCAGGACGCATTAATATGAGCAATTTATGTTCAGAAATTTTGCAAATAAATGAAGCAAGTGAATTAGAAACAGATTTGGGTTATCGTACTGTTGGAAGCGATATTTCCTGTAATCTTGGGTCAATGAATATTGCAAAAGCAATGGATAGTAGTGATTTTGGTCGCACTGTGGAAACAGCTGTTCGTGCTCTTACGGCTGTTTCTGATATGAGTAATATTGCTTGTGTGCCTTCTATTGCAAAAGGGAATGCTGAAAGTCATGCGATTGGCTTGGGGCAAATGAATTTGCATGGTTTTTTAGCGCGTGAAAAGATCTATTATGGCTCGCCAGAGGCGATTGATTTCACCAATATCTATTTTTATACAGTAACATATCATGCATTGCGCGCTTCTAATTTGATTGCACGCGAACGTCAGGAAAAGTTTGCAGGATTTGAAAAGTCAGCTTACGCAGATGGCTGTTTTTTTGAAAAATATATTAAGAGAGAGTGGAAGCCACAATTTTTGCTTGTACAAGAGATTTTTGCGCGTAATAATATACTTATTCCAACTCAAGGGGATTGGAAGAAACTTAAGGAATTGATTGCCAAATATGGGCTTTATAATCGCAATCTTCAGGCTGTACCGCCTACAGGGTCGATTTCCTATATCAATCACGCAACTTCTTCTATCCATCCCATTGCCTCAAAAATTGAAATTCGCAAAGAGGGTAAAATTGGACGTGTTTATTATCCTGCTCCTTATATGGATAATACAAATTTAAATTTTTACCAGGATGCTTATGAGATTGGTCCTGAAAAAATTATCGATACTTATGCAGCAGCTACACAGCATGTTGATCAAGGTCTTTCATTAACTTTGTTTTTTCCTGATACGGCGACGACGCGTGATATTAATCGTGCACAAATTTATGCATGGAAAAAGGGCATAAAGAGTATTTATTATATACGGCTGCGGCAAAAGGCGTTAAGTGGAACAGAAGTTGAAGGCTGTGTTTCGTGCAGCTTATAGGAGATGACCATAATGACACAAATTACAACGAAAAATTCTGTTGTTCGCGCGGTCAATTGGAATAGGTTGCATGATGAAAAAGATCTTGAAGTTTGGAATCGTTTAACGGGAAATTTTTGGTTACCTGAGAAAGTTCCTCTTTCTAATGATATTCCTTCATGGGAAAGCCTAACAGAGGAAGAAAAAAAGCTAACGATCCGTGTTTTTACAGGGTTAACTTTGCTTGATACAGTTCAAAATACTGTGGGAGCTGTTTCGCTTATGGCTGATGCTGTAACGGAGCATGAGGAAGCTGTTTTGACAAATATTGCTTTCATGGAAGCAGTGCATGCACGTTCTTATTCTTCGATTTTTTCGACTTTATGTTTGACAGTAGATGTTGATGATGCTTTTAGATGGTCAGAAGAGAATGTTTATTTGCAGAAAAAGGCAAAGTTAGTTCTTGAGCATTATGAAGCGAATGATCCGCTAAAGAAAAAGATCGCCTCGACCTTTCTGGAGAGCTTTTTATTCTATTCTGGTTTTTATTTACCTATGTATTGGTCAAGTCGCGCTAAGCTAACCAATACAGCTGATTTAATTCGGCTTATTATTCGTGATGAAGCCATACATGGTTATTATATTGGCTATAAATTTCAATTAGGATTTGCGAAACTTAATGAAGCCCAAAAACAAGAGATGAAGGATTTTACCTTCAATATGTTGTTTGATCTTTACAATATTGAATGTAAGTATACAGAAGATCTCTATGATTCTCTTGGATTGACAGAAGATGTTAAGGTCTTTCTTCATTATAATGCGAATAAGGCATTAATGAATTTGGGTTTTGAGTCCCTTTTCCCATCTGAAGTTTGTCGAGTTAATCCTGCCATTTTGGCAGCTTTATCGCCTAACTCTGATGAAAATCACGACTTTTTTTCAGGTTCAGGCTCTTCTTATGTTATTGGAAAAGCAGTTGCAACCACAGATGAAGATTGGGAATTTTAAGTATTTAATGAAAAGAGAATTGCGCGGGGTATACCGCTAAGATCATCGCGTATTTTCAAACATTTAAATCCATTTTTTTCAAACAAATTGCAGACTTCTTTTTTTTGAGAATAGCCAATTTCGACAGCTATATAGCCTTCTTCTTTTAGATAAGTTGCTGATTCATCAGCAAGTTTTCGGTAGAAATCAAGGCCATCTTTTCCGCCAATGAGTGCGCGCAATGGGTCATATTGGCGCACTTCTTTTGCAAGGTTTGGGATATCTTTTTCTGGAATATAGGGGGGATTAGAAATAATCAGATCAAATTGACCTGTAACAGTATTAAACCAGTTGCTAAGCAAGGGAGTAAAGCGATGTAAAACATCTGCATTCTTTGCATTTTGTGTTGCTGTTTTTAAAGCATCTTCTGCAATGTCAACCGCTACGGCACAAGTTTGAACCACTTGTTTAAGAATTGCAATAGCAATGGCACCAGTTCCTGTTCCCATATCCAGTAATGTCGCTTTTCCTGATTTTTTTACTTTTTTCTTGAGAATTGGCAAAACAAGATCAATGAGTATTTCTGTATCAGGGCGCGGTTCTAGAGTTTCTTTAGATAAAGCGAATGATATGCCATAAAATTCTCGTGTTCCAATAATACGATGAGTAGGTTCACCAGAAATACGCCGTTTTATAGCTTCTTCTAATTGTGCAATCTGTTGAGAAGATAGGCACATGTCCGGTTGGAGAATTCTATCAATAGTGCTTGTGCTTGTTACCCATTCAACAAGAAGTTTTGTGTCAAGATTAGCTTCAGAAATTCCTTGATTTTGTAATTTTTCTCGTGTTTTCCGAATAGCATGATTAAGAGAATGATTGCTCATGCGTTATCATTTATTTCAGTCAGAAGGGCTGTTTGGTGATTAGAAATAAGCGGGTTAATAAGCTCGTCAAGATCTCCTTCCATGATACGATCGAGTTTATATAAAGTAAGATTAATTCGATGGTCAGTGACACGTCCTTGCGGAAAATTATAGGTACGAATACGTTCTGACCGATCACCGGAGCCAACTTGAGTTTTACGGGACGCTGAGCGTTCACTTTCTGCTTTTTGTCGTTCAATATCGAATAAGCGTGAGCGTAAAATTTGGAGTGCACGTGCTCGGTTTTGGTGTTGTGACTTTTCTGCTTGTACAACCATAATTCCTGTTGGAATATGAGTAATACGAACAGCTGAATCTGTTGTATTGACGTGCTGTCCACCCGCACCAGAGGCACGCATTGTGTCGATGCGAATATCTTCTGGGCGAATTTCGATATCGATTTCTTCAGCTTCTGGCAGGACTGCAACGGTAGCAGCTGATGTATGGATACGTCCGCTTGTTTCTGTTTCAGGAACGCGTTGTACACGGTGAACACCTGATTCAAATTTAAGTTTAGAAAATACGCCTTTTCCTGAAATAGTTGCAATAATTTCCTTATATCCACCAACTTCACTATCACTTAATGAAACAACTTCAACTTTCCATTTATGAGCATTGGCATAGCGTTCATACATGCGAAAAAGATCACCAGCAAAAAGTGCAGCTTCTGATCCACCAGTTCCTGCTCGAATTTCAATGATAGCGCTTTTTTCATCAGCGATATCTTTGGGTAAAAGAAGAATTTGGATTTCTTGCTCGAGCTGTTCAATTTTTTGACGTAATAATACGAGCTCTTCCTGAGCAAGGGCATACATATCTGCATCTATTTGTGTTGTGTTGGCCATAGCCTCGAGCTCTGTTACTTCTTTATAAAGAGCGTTTAATGTTCGGATAGGAGTGACAATCTGTTGTAGTTCTGCATATTCAGAAGCTAATTTTACATAAGTTTCAGCATTGGGATTTTGAGCCATTTGGCTTTCAATGATTTCGAAGCGTTTTTCAATCTGCTTCATACGGTCTTGCGATAAAGAAACCATGGCAATATTAATTTAATTCTATTATTATAGAGCAGTCGACAATGTCATATCATTGTATGATAGAAGCTTGATAAAGCAGAAAAACGCTCTTGCCAATAAAAACTTATAAAGTTTTTAGGTTGAATTTGCATAAGGTTTAATTTTTATTGAGCAATTTCCTGGTTATGTATATAAAATCATCGATTTAGGAATTCCGTTTTTTCCCATAAAGTTCAAGACGATGATGGATCACGTCATAGCCGAGAGAATGAGCAATCTCTTTTTGTATATTTTCAATAATATCAGACTGGAATTCAATAATTTGTCCTGTATCTATGTCAATAAGATGATCATGGTGCTCGCCATCTGCTTGCTCGAAACGAGATGGACCGCCATTAAAAGCATGGCGATGAATGGTTCCATTTAATTCTAATATTTTCATTGTGCGATAAACAGTGGATAGCGAAATACTTGAATCTATTTTATTAGCGCGCTGAAAAATTTCAAACGCATTGGGATGATCATCTGTATAGGCCAAAATATCAAGGATAATGCGCCTTTGACGCGTTATTCTTAGGCCTGAAGTCTGCAATGTTTGTTCATAACTTTGCTTTTTATCCATTTTAACTGTCTACTTAACCGTCCAT
This window contains:
- the ugpB gene encoding sn-glycerol-3-phosphate ABC transporter substrate-binding protein UgpB; its protein translation is MNRFYLFAAAFIISMTASATAFAKTTISFWHSMSGDLGKQTEDLIHAFNESQSDYTVVSSFRGEYEETMVSLIAAFRGKQQPVLAQIYEIGTSTMMAAKGAIYPIYQLSADTGQEFDFSDYLPAISNYYSDVQGRMFSMPFNASTPILFYNKDIFKNAGLDPEQPPKTWKDIEKFSKKIIDSKAARCGFTMAYAAQWIGLENFSAFHNIPFGTKNNGLGGLDAELTINGPLQIRMWTDLKKWSDQGIFYYGGSAGALDSGPMFMAQNCAIFIQSSGSLGGIVSEAQFDVGFGMLPYYSDVENTPQNSIVGGASIWVLRGHTAKEYAGAAAFLKFLSRADNQVKWHQTTGYLPITKTAYELSKQQNFYDKNLGADIAIRQINLNPPTANSKGIRFGNLPQIRSILDQELEAVLSGFKTPKNGLNTAVKRGNRLLREFEKTNH
- a CDS encoding metal ABC transporter solute-binding protein, Zn/Mn family, coding for MRKFVKPFILLGLLSLFSLFTFSAIAHDKIKVVVSFSILADLVKNVGGDRIVMTTLVGRNANIHMYEPTPRDAKALKDAHIIFINGLYLENFIHRLIAANSTKAPLIVASANIFPLQIENHTHDTEHHMHDTGHNHMHSDVDPHAWQTIPNVKIYVKNIATAFCEIDQRSCDSYNKNASAYIHKLNAVQTTITTQIAAIPEDKRTIITSHDAFGYFAHEYGFTILAPESVSTEVEVTAADVAKLIKQIKANKASAIFIENISNPRLIKQISKETGIKIGGTLYSDALSEKNGPAATYLDMIQYNVNTIINSITKD
- a CDS encoding ABC transporter ATP-binding protein translates to MDLHFDNVTLSYANKIIIKEFSTKIAAHSLIAITGDNGSGKSTLLKAIAGLIKPISGKIVKPTQNRIAYLAQQCDIDRTFPINVEALIKTGLWSFCGLLKNQRPYQYKVQNALEMVGLTALAHRSLDELSNGQLQRALFARIIVQDSDIILLDEPFNGVDLNTQKDLLALIAHWHQQGRTILVALHDSCMVQKHFPQMIQINKQCACYGETIQFFKTNNHDIMQPFYTQLFSYRSTESYYQ
- a CDS encoding metal ABC transporter permease; translation: MYSLFFSPFIDFQFMQNALIASILLTISACPIGVLLVLRGMSLTGDAISHAILPGVATAFLFFGLSLIPMTIGGILAGLLVALATALISRNSLQKEDASMAVFYLIALAAGIIIISLKGSMIDLLHLLFGSILAIDAQTLWLIAAITIITVSSLCIFWRAFVIESLDPLFFRSFSPLGKYIHILLLKLMVFNLVGGFQSLGTLLSIGIMMIPAITARFWLSHLGPICVLSVILGIISSIFGLLVSFHMSLPSGPAIIMVAGFMYLLSCLISPRGLIVTWFPRLFYSSPLL
- the ugpA gene encoding sn-glycerol-3-phosphate ABC transporter permease UgpA yields the protein MQEKSAYFKNSLLPYWLLFPQLFIIFLFFIWPAVQAIKSSFEREDPFGFTTTFIGFENYVTVLSDPSYIKSLLTTIIFSTSVTFVAMSISLLLAVSVDRVIRAKKAYTILLLWPYAVAPVLAGILWLFIFHPTIGIFPIILEKIGIIWNHRVNGTHAMILIVIAASWQQISYNFLFFLAGLQSIPRSQIEAAAIDGATPFKRFWTVIFPQISPTTFFLLVININHVMFDTFGIIDNITSGGPARATNTLVYKIYDDGFRNHIIGASAAQSTLLMLMVIILTFIQFRWIERRVQY
- the nrdI gene encoding class Ib ribonucleoside-diphosphate reductase assembly flavoprotein NrdI, yielding MGLIVYYSSATGNTEHFVSQLGQRFFKIDKKISSALVYEPYVLVVPTYADGEGRKAVPKPVIHFLNEVENRKLMRGVIGGGNRNFGRNYSLASKIIAEKCSVPCLYNFELRGTDEDVICVKKGLEKFWKQ
- the nrdH gene encoding glutaredoxin-like protein NrdH, translated to MPVTIYSKPSCVQCNATYRAFDAKGVDYRIVDISCDEQAYNFVQSLGYRQVPVVVCGENHWSGFRPDMIDGLCG
- the ugpE gene encoding sn-glycerol-3-phosphate ABC transporter permease UgpE, whose amino-acid sequence is MVENRPFLTFLTHLILILGIIIIFFPVYVAIIASTHNSIAFSTGILPLLPGQYGFENYKTIFGDGLVQLGLPRLWPLLMNSFIMAISISIGKIIISLFSAYAIVYMRFPFRKTAFALIFITLMLPIEVRIIPTYTVVAQLGMINTYGGIIIPLIASATATFLFRQFFLTVPNELLEAARMDGAGPFKFFKDILLPLSKSNIASLFIIMFIYGWIQYLWPLIVTTDQNHQTILIILKQLVVESLQHNPQWNILMAVSVVAMIPPVLIVICMHRLFVKGLIETEK